A single genomic interval of Chitinophaga sp. 180180018-3 harbors:
- a CDS encoding RNA polymerase sigma-70 factor, with product MSEKRNILIQTVYPGDEQDLISEIMTGSQRAFEALFLRHKDRVYAIAFAYTESEPDAEEIVQDVFLRVWKNRSKLGEVENLEAWLYTVSRNLSLSVLKRIAKEGKRKDDLIHFMPSTVTDAESQLQVSEIQSLLQKALLLLSPQQRKVFELSRLKGMDRGMVAEALGLSPATVSVHLTIALRIVRAFLLNQKQDSAIILLLSLYLSRQFF from the coding sequence AAAAGAAATATACTCATTCAAACGGTATATCCGGGTGACGAGCAGGACTTGATTAGTGAAATAATGACCGGAAGCCAACGCGCTTTTGAAGCATTATTTCTTCGACATAAAGACAGGGTTTATGCCATAGCCTTCGCATACACCGAAAGTGAGCCTGATGCGGAAGAAATTGTTCAGGATGTATTCCTGAGAGTATGGAAGAATCGCAGTAAACTGGGAGAAGTCGAAAATTTAGAAGCCTGGCTTTATACGGTTTCGCGGAATTTATCCCTTAGTGTATTAAAGAGAATTGCCAAAGAAGGTAAAAGGAAAGATGATTTGATCCATTTTATGCCCTCAACGGTAACAGATGCTGAATCTCAGTTGCAGGTAAGCGAAATCCAGTCGTTATTACAAAAAGCTTTATTACTGCTCAGTCCTCAGCAACGTAAAGTTTTCGAGTTGTCAAGACTGAAAGGAATGGACCGGGGAATGGTAGCGGAAGCGCTTGGCCTTTCGCCGGCCACCGTTAGCGTACATTTAACTATCGCCCTGAGGATAGTGAGGGCATTCCTGTTGAATCAAAAACAGGATTCAGCAATTATATTACTTCTCAGTTTATACCTGTCAAGACAATTTTTTTAA